The Deinococcus sonorensis KR-87 genome includes a window with the following:
- the clpB gene encoding ATP-dependent chaperone ClpB: MNPDRLTEAALQALAQAQQLAQGSGHQQLTVTHLLRTVLDNDTAARAVTLAGGDVAAARSALDAELSRLPKVQGGDGQLYAEPALGRALNRADALAQEFGDSFVAADVLLLALREESRVTALPSLPQLREAVTTQRKGNKVTTKTSESQFDALEKYGLDLTQRARDGKLDPVIGRDEEIRRAMQILLRRTKNNPVLIGEPGVGKTAIAEGLAIRIVKGDVPEGLKGKRIVTLQMSSLLSGAKFRGEFEERLEGVIKEVVDSAGEVILFIDELHTIVGAGKTEGSPDAGNMLKPALARGELHLIGATTLDEYRQIEKDPALERRFQPVFVDEPSVEDTISILRGIRDRYQLHHNVEITDPALVAASTLSSRYIADRQLPDKAIDLIDEAAARLRMALESSPERIDALERRKLQLEIEREALKREKDEDSQNRLLDIEDQLRTITDELTEVKARWEAERAEVNLLREKRERMDAVQTQIQAAERDYDLNKAAELRYGTLPQLEREVQELEGRLKNAEFAHLQVTEDDIAAVVSRWTGIPAARMMEGEREKLLRLEEELHRRVIGQDRAIVSVSDAIRRARAGLNDPNRPLGSFMFLGPTGVGKTELAKALAEFLFDSPEAMVRLDMSEYMEKFSVQRLIGAPPGYVGYEEGGQLTEAVRRRPYAVLLFDEIEKAHPDVFNVLLQVLDDGRLTDGQGRTVDFRNTLIILTSNIGSPLILEAQARGEDAESIRERVMGALQGSFRPEFLNRIDDIIVFDALQPADLHRIVEIQLGGLRRRLAERRVVLHLSDAAKDRLAEVGYDPAFGARPLKRAISREIETPLAREILSGHIQDGSTLNVDFQNGRFQFESGVLN, translated from the coding sequence TTGAATCCTGACCGACTGACCGAAGCCGCCCTGCAGGCCCTGGCGCAAGCGCAACAGCTGGCGCAGGGAAGCGGCCACCAGCAGCTCACCGTGACGCACCTGCTGCGCACGGTGCTGGACAACGACACCGCCGCGCGCGCCGTAACGCTGGCCGGCGGCGATGTGGCGGCGGCGCGCAGCGCCCTGGACGCGGAGCTGAGCAGGCTCCCGAAGGTGCAGGGCGGAGACGGCCAGCTGTACGCCGAGCCGGCGCTGGGCCGCGCCCTGAATCGCGCCGACGCACTGGCGCAGGAGTTCGGCGACAGCTTCGTGGCCGCCGACGTGCTGCTGCTGGCCCTGCGCGAGGAGAGCCGGGTCACGGCCCTGCCGTCGCTGCCGCAGCTGCGCGAAGCCGTGACCACCCAGAGAAAGGGGAACAAAGTGACGACAAAAACCAGTGAATCGCAGTTCGATGCACTTGAGAAATACGGCCTGGACCTGACCCAGCGTGCCCGCGACGGCAAACTGGACCCGGTGATCGGCCGCGACGAGGAAATCCGCCGCGCCATGCAGATCCTGCTGCGGCGCACCAAGAACAACCCGGTGCTGATCGGCGAGCCGGGCGTGGGCAAGACCGCCATCGCGGAGGGCCTCGCCATCCGGATCGTGAAGGGCGACGTGCCGGAGGGTCTGAAGGGCAAGCGCATCGTCACGCTGCAGATGAGCAGCCTGCTGAGCGGCGCCAAGTTCCGCGGCGAGTTCGAGGAGCGGCTGGAGGGTGTGATCAAGGAGGTGGTGGACAGCGCCGGCGAGGTGATTCTGTTCATCGACGAGCTGCACACCATCGTGGGGGCCGGTAAGACCGAGGGCTCGCCGGACGCCGGCAACATGCTCAAGCCGGCCCTGGCGCGCGGTGAGCTGCACCTGATCGGCGCGACCACCCTCGACGAGTACCGCCAGATCGAGAAGGACCCGGCGCTGGAACGCCGCTTCCAGCCGGTGTTCGTGGACGAGCCGAGTGTCGAGGACACCATCAGCATCCTGCGCGGCATCCGCGACCGCTACCAGCTGCACCACAACGTGGAGATCACCGACCCCGCGCTGGTGGCCGCCTCCACGCTGTCGAGCCGCTACATCGCCGACCGGCAGCTGCCGGACAAGGCCATCGACCTGATCGACGAGGCCGCCGCCCGCCTGCGGATGGCGCTGGAGAGCAGCCCCGAGCGCATCGACGCGCTGGAGCGCCGCAAGCTGCAGCTGGAGATCGAGCGCGAGGCCCTGAAGCGCGAGAAGGACGAGGACTCGCAGAACCGCCTGCTGGACATCGAGGATCAGCTGCGCACCATCACCGACGAGCTGACCGAGGTGAAGGCCCGCTGGGAGGCGGAGCGCGCCGAGGTGAACCTGCTGCGCGAGAAGCGCGAGCGGATGGACGCGGTGCAGACGCAGATTCAGGCCGCCGAGCGCGACTACGACCTGAACAAGGCCGCCGAGCTGCGCTACGGCACCCTGCCGCAGCTGGAGCGAGAGGTGCAGGAGCTGGAGGGCCGGCTCAAGAACGCCGAATTCGCGCACCTGCAGGTGACCGAGGACGACATCGCGGCGGTGGTGAGCCGCTGGACCGGCATCCCGGCCGCCCGCATGATGGAGGGCGAGCGCGAGAAGCTGCTGCGGCTGGAAGAGGAATTGCACCGCCGCGTGATCGGGCAGGACCGCGCCATCGTGAGCGTCAGCGACGCGATCCGCCGGGCGCGGGCGGGCCTGAACGACCCGAACCGGCCGCTGGGCAGCTTCATGTTCCTGGGGCCCACCGGCGTCGGCAAGACCGAGCTGGCCAAGGCGCTGGCCGAGTTCCTGTTCGACAGCCCCGAGGCGATGGTGCGCCTCGACATGTCCGAGTACATGGAGAAGTTCAGCGTGCAGCGCCTGATCGGAGCGCCTCCCGGGTACGTGGGCTACGAGGAGGGCGGTCAGCTGACCGAGGCGGTGCGCCGCCGGCCCTACGCGGTGCTGCTGTTCGACGAGATCGAGAAGGCGCACCCCGACGTGTTCAACGTGCTGCTGCAGGTGCTGGACGACGGCCGCCTCACCGACGGTCAGGGCCGCACGGTGGACTTCCGCAACACCCTGATCATCCTGACCAGCAACATCGGCTCGCCGCTGATTCTGGAAGCGCAGGCGCGCGGCGAGGACGCCGAGAGCATTCGCGAGCGGGTGATGGGCGCCCTGCAGGGCTCGTTCCGGCCCGAGTTCCTGAACCGCATCGACGACATCATCGTGTTTGACGCGCTGCAGCCCGCCGACCTGCACCGCATCGTGGAGATCCAGCTGGGCGGGCTGCGCCGCCGGCTGGCCGAGCGCCGGGTGGTGCTGCACCTGAGTGACGCCGCCAAGGACCGCCTGGCGGAGGTGGGCTACGACCCGGCCTTCGGGGCCCGGCCCCTCAAGCGCGCCATCAGCCGCGAGATCGAGACGCCGCTGGCCCGCGAGATTCTGAGCGGCCACATCCAGGACGGCAGCACCCTGAACGTGGACTTCCAGAACGGCCGGTTCCAGTTCGAGAGTGGCGTGCTGAACTAG
- a CDS encoding glycerophosphodiester phosphodiesterase, producing MSAAPLLLGHRGTPRRHRENTLIGFQAALDAGLDGVELDVRRLLDGTLVVHHDLELLDGRPLNTLTRSQLEPHPVPLLADVLAWASQTGAYLNVELKFEGAQVDDRVARTCQAIRQHGLQRRVILSSFQPLQLRAARQLMPELERGLLYHRRYPLDLVPRVGRWLDVAALHPHHSLIDGPLMDVARRHGWRVNAWTVNDVPEVSRLSRLGVAGLIGDVPDVLLSARTR from the coding sequence ATGTCTGCCGCTCCCCTGCTGCTCGGCCACCGGGGCACGCCCCGAAGGCACCGCGAGAACACCCTGATTGGCTTTCAGGCGGCGCTGGACGCCGGTCTGGACGGTGTGGAACTGGACGTGCGGCGGCTCCTCGACGGCACGCTGGTGGTCCATCACGATCTGGAGCTGCTGGACGGCCGCCCGCTCAATACCCTGACCCGCAGCCAGCTGGAGCCGCACCCGGTCCCGCTGCTCGCAGACGTGCTGGCCTGGGCCAGCCAGACCGGGGCGTACCTGAACGTGGAACTCAAATTTGAGGGGGCGCAGGTGGACGACCGGGTGGCCCGCACCTGTCAGGCCATCCGGCAGCACGGCCTGCAACGACGGGTGATCCTGAGCAGTTTCCAGCCGCTGCAGCTGAGGGCGGCCCGACAGCTGATGCCGGAACTCGAACGCGGCTTGCTGTACCACCGCCGCTATCCGCTGGATCTGGTGCCGCGGGTCGGGCGCTGGCTGGATGTGGCCGCGCTGCACCCGCACCACAGCCTGATTGACGGTCCGCTGATGGACGTGGCCCGGCGGCACGGCTGGCGGGTGAATGCATGGACCGTGAACGACGTGCCGGAAGTGAGCCGGCTGAGCCGGTTGGGCGTGGCTGGCCTGATCGGCGATGTGCCGGACGTGCTGCTGAGCGCCAGAACCCGCTGA
- a CDS encoding cytochrome P450, producing the protein MPTSIGFAPGPRGLPYLGVLPQLRRDAPGLFVWARENFGDFVTLPVAGRRILLLSDPASVKHVMLDNARNYRKGRGIQKIRELLGNGLLNSEGDFWLRQRRLAQPAFHRERLARMALGMQQVTEEQWLPQLHGAAHSGAPLDLGSGMTSLTLSVVARALFGAQIAPEDLKAVERSMPAVLDRGIRRTRAVSDRPPLPTPRERQAQRAAAELDRVVHSLIEARRAGPEGGDDLLGMLIEATGEDGRMDDQQLRDEVMTLFLAGHETTASLLTSLFWFLGDHPAVLARVEAELDAAPGIGADSVRTLPYLMACIHEALRLSPPAWTIPREALQEDQLLGYRVTPGSAVMISPYVIHRHPDFWEEPLQFRPERFLEKGERHSHAYLPFGAGPRGCIGNNFALMEAAIIAGLSLKHHRLTPLGPLRLQPSVTLRPAGPALMRVTAR; encoded by the coding sequence ATGCCCACCTCCATCGGCTTTGCCCCCGGCCCGCGCGGTCTGCCCTACCTCGGTGTGTTGCCCCAGCTGCGCCGCGACGCGCCGGGGCTGTTCGTGTGGGCCCGGGAGAATTTCGGGGACTTCGTGACGCTGCCGGTGGCCGGCCGGCGCATCCTGCTGCTCTCGGACCCGGCCAGTGTGAAGCACGTGATGCTAGACAACGCCCGCAACTACCGCAAGGGGCGCGGCATCCAGAAGATCCGCGAACTGCTCGGCAACGGTCTGCTCAATTCCGAGGGGGACTTCTGGCTGCGGCAGCGGCGGCTGGCCCAGCCGGCCTTCCACCGCGAGCGGCTGGCGCGTATGGCCCTGGGCATGCAGCAGGTCACGGAAGAGCAGTGGCTGCCGCAGCTGCACGGGGCCGCCCACAGCGGCGCCCCGCTGGACCTGGGCAGCGGCATGACCAGCCTGACCCTCAGCGTGGTGGCCCGCGCCCTGTTCGGAGCGCAGATCGCGCCGGAGGACCTGAAGGCCGTGGAGCGCTCGATGCCGGCGGTGCTGGACCGCGGCATCCGGCGCACCCGCGCGGTGAGCGACCGGCCGCCGCTGCCCACCCCCAGGGAGCGTCAGGCGCAGCGGGCGGCCGCCGAGCTGGACCGGGTGGTGCACAGCCTGATCGAGGCGCGACGGGCCGGGCCGGAGGGCGGTGACGACCTGCTGGGCATGCTGATCGAGGCGACCGGCGAGGACGGCCGCATGGACGACCAGCAGCTGCGCGACGAGGTGATGACGCTGTTCCTGGCGGGCCACGAGACCACCGCCTCGCTGCTCACCTCGCTGTTCTGGTTCCTGGGCGACCACCCGGCCGTGCTGGCCCGGGTGGAGGCAGAACTGGACGCCGCGCCCGGCATCGGGGCCGACAGCGTGCGGACGCTGCCGTACCTGATGGCGTGCATCCACGAGGCGCTGCGCCTGTCGCCGCCCGCCTGGACCATTCCGCGCGAGGCGCTGCAGGAGGACCAGCTGCTCGGCTACCGCGTGACCCCCGGCAGCGCGGTGATGATCAGCCCGTATGTGATTCACCGCCACCCGGATTTCTGGGAGGAGCCGCTGCAGTTCCGCCCGGAACGGTTTCTGGAGAAGGGCGAGCGGCACAGCCACGCCTACCTGCCGTTCGGAGCGGGGCCGCGCGGCTGCATCGGCAACAACTTCGCGCTGATGGAGGCGGCCATCATCGCCGGGCTGAGCCTGAAACACCACCGCCTGACCCCGCTGGGCCCGCTGCGCCTGCAGCCGAGCGTGACGCTGCGCCCCGCCGGCCCGGCCCTAATGCGGGTGACGGCGAGGTAG
- the chrA gene encoding chromate efflux transporter produces the protein MPRFLEVLLIFLRLGLTSFGGPVAHLGYFRTEFVTRRGWLSEHSYADLVALCQFLPGPASSQVGMALGLSRAGLPGALAAWVGFTLPSAALLVLFAWLVRGSSLDHAGWLHGLKLVAVAVVAQAVLGMARTLTPDRARGALALGAATLVLVLPFSWAQVLAIVLTGLIGWRWLDAGSPPGDDLLPVKLPRRTGAALLGMFAALLAGLPLLRAAFGGPVLAVADGFYRAGALVFGGGHVVLPLLETAVSGWVSHERFLAGYGATQAVPGPLFSFSAYLGAVARTGLPPLAGAALALVSVFLPSFLLVAGALPFWNRLRTRPAVRRALRGVNAGVVGLLLAALYTPVFTSAVTGTLDFAVVLGLYAALEYGRLPPWLVVLLSALTGWALL, from the coding sequence GTGCCGCGTTTCCTGGAGGTTCTGCTGATCTTTCTGCGGCTGGGGCTGACCAGTTTCGGCGGTCCGGTGGCGCACCTGGGCTACTTCCGCACCGAGTTCGTGACCCGGCGCGGCTGGCTTTCGGAACACAGTTACGCCGACCTGGTGGCGCTGTGTCAGTTCCTGCCGGGGCCGGCCTCCTCTCAGGTGGGCATGGCCCTGGGCCTCAGCCGGGCGGGCTTGCCGGGCGCGCTGGCTGCCTGGGTGGGCTTCACGCTGCCGAGCGCGGCGCTGCTGGTGCTGTTCGCGTGGCTGGTCCGCGGCAGCTCGCTGGACCACGCCGGCTGGTTGCACGGCTTGAAGCTGGTGGCGGTGGCGGTGGTGGCGCAGGCGGTGCTGGGCATGGCCCGCACGCTCACCCCGGACCGGGCCCGGGGCGCGCTGGCGCTGGGGGCTGCCACGCTGGTGCTGGTGCTGCCGTTCAGCTGGGCGCAGGTGCTGGCAATCGTGCTGACCGGGCTGATCGGCTGGCGCTGGCTGGACGCCGGCTCCCCGCCGGGCGATGACCTGTTGCCGGTGAAGCTGCCGCGCCGAACCGGCGCCGCGCTGCTCGGCATGTTCGCGGCCCTGCTGGCAGGCCTGCCCCTGCTGCGCGCCGCGTTTGGCGGCCCGGTCCTGGCCGTGGCCGACGGCTTCTACCGGGCTGGAGCGCTGGTGTTCGGCGGCGGCCACGTGGTCCTGCCGCTGCTGGAAACCGCCGTGAGCGGCTGGGTGTCGCATGAGCGCTTCCTGGCCGGCTACGGCGCGACCCAGGCGGTGCCCGGACCGCTGTTCAGTTTCAGCGCCTACCTGGGGGCCGTGGCCCGCACCGGTCTGCCGCCCCTGGCCGGAGCGGCGCTCGCCCTGGTGAGCGTCTTTCTGCCGTCGTTCCTGCTGGTGGCGGGCGCCCTGCCGTTCTGGAACCGGCTCAGGACCCGCCCGGCGGTGCGGCGGGCGCTGCGCGGCGTGAACGCCGGGGTGGTGGGCCTGCTGCTGGCCGCGCTGTATACCCCGGTCTTCACCAGCGCCGTCACCGGCACGCTGGACTTCGCCGTGGTGCTGGGGCTGTACGCGGCGCTGGAGTACGGGCGGCTGCCGCCCTGGCTGGTGGTGCTGCTGTCGGCGCTGACCGGCTGGGCACTGCTGTAG
- a CDS encoding histidine phosphatase family protein, with protein MQLLLIRHAQSSNNRLEGHPEYLQGRLADPPLTRLGHQQAQWLAEWAAGDEVGRRVTHLYTSLMTRAVQTAAPLASALGLEVHGLTEAYECGGLTTGPAGGFTPVAGRPHASLLQDCPALRWPETLQGQPWDGGAEPWDAARFAARAAQVVAKLQATADRAEVVALVTHHDFAQYLLADLLGLPHDVTRTFRLQNTGTALLELGPDDGRLRTPLWFNRTGHLPPEALTG; from the coding sequence ATGCAGCTGCTGCTGATTCGTCATGCCCAGTCCAGCAACAACCGGCTGGAGGGCCACCCGGAGTATCTTCAGGGTCGCCTGGCCGATCCGCCGCTGACCCGGCTGGGGCATCAGCAGGCGCAGTGGCTGGCGGAGTGGGCCGCCGGGGACGAGGTGGGCCGGCGCGTCACGCACCTCTACACCAGCCTGATGACCCGCGCGGTGCAGACGGCGGCGCCGCTGGCCAGCGCGCTGGGGCTGGAGGTGCACGGACTGACGGAGGCCTATGAGTGCGGAGGCCTGACCACCGGTCCGGCGGGCGGCTTCACGCCGGTGGCGGGCCGCCCCCACGCCTCGCTGCTGCAGGACTGCCCGGCCCTGCGGTGGCCAGAAACGCTGCAGGGCCAGCCGTGGGACGGTGGCGCGGAACCGTGGGACGCGGCGCGTTTTGCGGCGCGGGCCGCCCAGGTCGTGGCGAAACTTCAGGCGACTGCCGACCGGGCCGAGGTGGTGGCGCTCGTCACCCACCACGATTTCGCCCAGTATCTGCTGGCGGACCTGCTAGGACTGCCCCACGACGTGACCCGGACCTTCCGCCTCCAGAACACCGGCACGGCCCTCCTGGAGCTTGGCCCTGACGATGGGCGTCTGCGGACGCCGCTCTGGTTCAACCGGACCGGGCATCTCCCGCCGGAAGCGCTCACCGGCTGA
- a CDS encoding DUF1905 domain-containing protein: MTLAFSGELWFWKGPAPWYFVTVPEEQCQELQAVSKIVTYGWGMIPVTVQIGATRWKTSLWPKEGRYLVPVKATVRKAEQLEEGQTVTVQLQPE; encoded by the coding sequence ATGACCCTGGCGTTCAGCGGCGAACTGTGGTTCTGGAAGGGGCCGGCACCGTGGTATTTCGTGACGGTGCCGGAGGAGCAGTGCCAGGAGCTGCAGGCGGTCTCGAAGATTGTGACCTACGGCTGGGGCATGATTCCGGTCACGGTGCAGATCGGGGCCACCCGCTGGAAAACGTCGCTGTGGCCCAAGGAGGGGCGCTATCTGGTGCCGGTCAAGGCCACGGTCCGCAAGGCCGAGCAGCTGGAGGAGGGCCAGACGGTGACGGTCCAGCTGCAGCCGGAGTGA